The region ACTCCTTGATAACTCATTAGCTCACGCTTAATAAGATCTAAATCAATCGATTCGAAGTAACTGACAGCAATAACGGCCAAACTATTTAAAACATTATGCTCTCCAAAAAGGGGTATTTCAAAATGCCCTATTTTTTTACCATGATGAACTACGTCAAACTCCGACCCCGTTGTAGTCCTCTCAACATTTTGCGCCTGAAAATCATCATTCTCACTTGTACCGTAATAATAGATGGGAACATCCGCATGCAAGCTTCTTAGACCTTTGTCATCACCCCAAGCAAAAATACCTTTTTTTACTTGTAATGCTACTTTCTGGAAGGCACTTTGAACATCAGCAAGATCCTTGTAATAGTCCGGATGATCAAAATCTACATTTGTCATAATCATATAATCTGGGTGGTATGCAATAAAGTGTCGTCGATATTCGTCTGCCTCAAACACAAAGAAACGAGCGTCAGGTATACCTTTACCCGTCCCATCTCCTATTAAATAACTAGTTGGAGCAACACCACTAAGAACATGGGAAAGGAGACCAGTTGTACTTGTTTTACCATGTGTCCCAGCAACGCCAATGCTTGTATATGAACCCAACATTTGACCTAATAGTTCATGATAACGGATTACTTCGAGGTTCATAGCACGAGCACGCTCAATTTCCGGGTGCTGATCAGTGAAGGCGTTACCGGCAATTACCACCATTCCATCTTTTAAATTATTGGGATCAAAAGATAAAATTTTAATTCCAGCAGCTTCTAACCCTTTTTGTGTAAAAGTGTACTGATCAATATCTGATCCAATAACTTTAAATCCTTCATCATGTAATATTAGTGCTAAAGAACTCATTCCAGAACCTTTTATTCCTACAAAAAAATAAATTTTCTCTTTATCCACGTTAGAGCACTCCTATCATTTTTTATTTTCTTCTTCACCACTATAATAGACATCACGTGGCTTAGATCCTCGAGCCTCAGACACGTATCCTAATTCTTCAAGTTGATCAATCATTGTAGCAGCACGATTATATCCAATTGAAAACATCCTCTGTAACTTGGAAGTAGATACTGTATCTTCGTTCGCAATATACTTCAAAACATCACCCATCAATTCATCTGAATTATCCGTTTGAGCCACTGCTTCTTTCAACTCAGTCGGATTAAACATATACTGTGGCGGTGCTTGTCCTCGAACATACTCTGTAATTTCGTCAATTTCATCTTCAATATATGCACCTTGCAAGCGAACGGGGCGACTAGCACCGTTCCCGAGAAATAACATATCTCCTCTTCCAAGCAAACGTTCCGCTCCAGCGTGATCAAGAATCGTACGCGAATCAATTTGACTAGAAACCATGAATGCAACCCGAGTTGGAATGTTATTTTTTATAAGACCTGTAACGACATCCACACTTGGCCTCTGAGTTGCAATAATCAAATGAATTCCAGCTGCACGGGCTTTTTGGGTGATACGCACAATATAATCTTGAACTTCGGAAGACGCTACCATCATCAAATCCGCCAACTCATCAATGATTACAACGATATACGGCATTTTGTTAGCGTCATCACCAACTTTTTCTGCCTTTTTATTAAATTGCTCAATATTTCTCGCACCCGCAGCAGCTAGTTTTTCGTAACGTTGATCCATTTCTTTTGTAACCCATTTTAACGCTGCTGAAGCTGCCTTTGGATCAGAAATAACTGGTGATAACAAATGTGGCAAATTGTTGTATGGGGCAAGTTCAACTGCCTTAGGATCAATTAAAAGTAACCTTAATTCTTTTGGCGTTGCTTTATATAATAGTGAAACTAACAAACTATTAATAAAGACTGATTTTCCAGAACCAGTAGCACCTGCAATCAATCCATGCGGCATCTTACGCAAGTCGTAAACCCGAGGTTGTCCAAATAAATCAACTCCGATCGCAACGGTTAAGGGCGACTCACTATTTCTAAAAGCATCTGAATCAATAATTTCTGACAATAAAACTGGCCTAGATTTAAGATTTGGTACTTCGATCCCAACAGTACTTTTCCCTGGAATAGGAGCCTCAATTCTAATATCACGAGCCGCTAATTGTAATTTCAAATCATCTGCCAAATTAGTTATTTTATTAACTTTAACTCCTCTGCCAAGTTCGATTTCAAATTGCGTGACAGTAGGACCCACTGTCCAATTTGCTACACTCGCATTAACCCCAAACGCACTCAGAGCATCATTAAGTCTCTGAGCCAAATCTTTTACCCATTCAGAAGTATTTTCAGCTGTCCTGATAGGATCTGGTAACATTGAAACCTTAGGGAAATTATATCCACGAATCATTTCTGAATGTTCATCCACCTGATTAGACGTTAGAGCAGACTTAGGTACTTCTACATCAAAATCTGGAGTTGGTTCTTCAAATATACGGTGACGTCGGTGATTGGAAGAAAAGTTGCTTGTTGAAAGTTCTCTTGACACTTCTCCACTTGTTAAACTGGATTCTGTTAACTGACTACTTACGCTTATTGATTGTGAATCAAGTCTCGTACTACTCTGCATG is a window of Pediococcus claussenii ATCC BAA-344 DNA encoding:
- the murC gene encoding UDP-N-acetylmuramate--L-alanine ligase, with translation MDKEKIYFFVGIKGSGMSSLALILHDEGFKVIGSDIDQYTFTQKGLEAAGIKILSFDPNNLKDGMVVIAGNAFTDQHPEIERARAMNLEVIRYHELLGQMLGSYTSIGVAGTHGKTSTTGLLSHVLSGVAPTSYLIGDGTGKGIPDARFFVFEADEYRRHFIAYHPDYMIMTNVDFDHPDYYKDLADVQSAFQKVALQVKKGIFAWGDDKGLRSLHADVPIYYYGTSENDDFQAQNVERTTTGSEFDVVHHGKKIGHFEIPLFGEHNVLNSLAVIAVSYFESIDLDLIKRELMSYQGVKRRFSEEKVGDNVLIDDYAHHPSEIKATIDATRQKYPDKKVVAVFQPHTYSRTAALLDGFAKSLSLADQVILTEIFGSARESEGKVSSKDLADKIGNDTKIIHENDLQALLDLHDAVLVFMGAGDIGKYEDDYKAAIKG
- a CDS encoding DNA translocase FtsK, translating into MGKYDGPAFFRKKKKEEERLEFKDPQGQDQVENGLFKTEKKFKPAIDEKEVKHLKKITRQDKTFQENKQGETSKFVPRSHLKSESMPRESITRSESYPAKELDSRSDMQSSTRLDSQSISVSSQLTESSLTSGEVSRELSTSNFSSNHRRHRIFEEPTPDFDVEVPKSALTSNQVDEHSEMIRGYNFPKVSMLPDPIRTAENTSEWVKDLAQRLNDALSAFGVNASVANWTVGPTVTQFEIELGRGVKVNKITNLADDLKLQLAARDIRIEAPIPGKSTVGIEVPNLKSRPVLLSEIIDSDAFRNSESPLTVAIGVDLFGQPRVYDLRKMPHGLIAGATGSGKSVFINSLLVSLLYKATPKELRLLLIDPKAVELAPYNNLPHLLSPVISDPKAASAALKWVTKEMDQRYEKLAAAGARNIEQFNKKAEKVGDDANKMPYIVVIIDELADLMMVASSEVQDYIVRITQKARAAGIHLIIATQRPSVDVVTGLIKNNIPTRVAFMVSSQIDSRTILDHAGAERLLGRGDMLFLGNGASRPVRLQGAYIEDEIDEITEYVRGQAPPQYMFNPTELKEAVAQTDNSDELMGDVLKYIANEDTVSTSKLQRMFSIGYNRAATMIDQLEELGYVSEARGSKPRDVYYSGEEENKK